The DNA region TCCTTTTTCAGATGCTCTGGTCCTAGCTGAGCATAAACAGAAAGACCAAGTTGATCCTTATGTTCTCCACGTTTACCATCTCTGCCGGGAGACTGGCTATGAAGTAGATCATCACACAGGGACAACGCTTCGACCAGTTGTTGCGAATCCAGCAGATTCTGTGACTCGCTATCCCACCATTTTTGGCCTTCATCAGCATTGTTTTCTTTGTTATCCAGTTGTTGTGAATCCAACAGATTCTGCGACCCACAATCCCACCATTTTTGGCCTTCATCAGCATTGTTCTCTTTATTATCCATATTCTCTTCATCAGCATTGTTTTCTTGATTATCCATGTCTTCATTAAGTTGATTTTCTACCATCAATAGATCAGCTTTTAAAAGATCTTCACAATCAGCTCGAATTTCATCCAAACGGTCCATCTGAGGAAGCTTTGGTACAGCATAATGCAGAACACAAATAGAATAGGAATTATCAACaactattttcaaatttcactaAATTAATTCCACAAGTAGCACCTAGCAAAAGTTAAATATAATACAGAAAATAAGAAGTGTAACAAAGTGGCTAAGTTACATTTTTAGGgttgcttaccaaaaaaaaaaaacatttttagggTTAATAAACAAGAATGCGTAGAATTGTGAAATTATTTCAGAGTCGTGGCACCACACCAGCATGTTCCTGCTGCTGGGAGagaaaacaataacaacaacaacaataataactCGTAGGTGTTTCAAGTCTCTTTAAATATAAATGATGGCGATGAATAACTAGCAAATCATCCTCAGGTTCATCTTTCacattttcatcaattttctAGATCTAGGTCTAACATAGAGAAGAGACCTTAATCATAAACCTGGAGCTCGCCAATCAGGTCATGCTCACCTCAAGTATGCTTGCATCAATTCATGCTTGCCACACCTGAGGAGGTCGTCCGCCAACAAACAAATACAAATAATTATATTCTTTAATCTTGTCACCTTGAACTAAGCAACAATTGTATAACCTTCTAACTGTTTTTCACAAGTCTCAACTACCAAATAATTTTTTGGAATCTGAGGAACCCTAGAAAACTCTTAGGGTTTGGGCCTGCCTGGGCActtgccaaaaaaaaatttagtttgGGCCACAgatatatttttgttaaacaTGAGCCTTGCCCAAATATATTTCTGGTACCTCACTTTCCCCGGGGAAATTAGGGTCCTTGGAAAAATTAGGAGGCAgatatatttttgttaaacaTGAGCCTTGCCCAAATATATTTCTGGTACCTCACTTTCCCCGGGGAAATTAGGGTCCTTGGAAAAATTATGAGGCAGGTATATTTTTGTTAAACATTAGTCTTGCCCAAATATATTTCTAGTACCTCACTTTCCCCGGGGAAATTAGGGCCCTTGGAAAAATTAGGACGCATGTATATTTTTGTTAAACATTAGTCTTGCCCAAATATATTTCTAGTACCTCACTTTCCCCGGGGAAATTAGGGTCCTTGGAAAAATTAGGAGGCAgatatatttttgttaaacaTGAGTCTTGCCCAAATATATTTCTGGTACCTCACTTTCCCCGGGGAAATTAGGTCCTTGGAAAAATTAGGATTATGGTTGGAATTTGGGGAAATCAATTTCGCCAAGGCAAATAGTTTTTTGGACTCTTTCTGGTACCTCACTTTCCCCGAGGAAATTAGGGTCCTTGGAAAAATTAGGAGGAAGGTATATTTTTGTTAAACATAAGTCTTGCCCAAATATATTTCTAGTACCTCACTTTCCCCGGGGAAATTAGGGCCCTTGGAAAAATTAGGAGGCAGGTATATTTTTGTTAAACATTAGTCTTGCCCAAATATATTTCTAGTACCTCACTTTCCCCAGGGAAATTAGGGTCCTTGGAAAAATTAGGAGGCAgatatatttttgttaaacaTGAGTCTTGCCCAAATATATTTCTGGTACCTCACTTTCCCCGGGGAAATTAGGTCCTTGGAAAAATTAGGATTATGGTTGGAATTTGGGGAAATCAATTTCGCCAAGGCAAATAGTTTTTTGGACTCTGAGGAACCCTAGAAAATTCTTAGGGTTTGGGCCTGCCGGGGCACTAGCCCAAACAAATAATAATTTAGTTTGGGCCGCAGATAGAAGGAGGGACAACGTTGGCGATTCGGTTTTGTTCGTATGATATCTAGGAGGGACGCCATGGAGGCTTTGAGCAAGCTTGATGGTGCTCGGATGAATGGTTCGTTCCTTGCTGTCTCATTTGCAAAATTTCCTCGTTTGAAGAGTGCTTCATACGTGGCAGAGGGGGATTTGAAGATTTCTCAGGTGATTGAAGTTGAGAGATCAAAGAAGGCGTCAGACTCATCGCTGGAGTGGGTGAAGGATGGTCAGGGTTTTGGTTCTAAGTCGTGGCGTGACGTCGTGATGGGGGAGCCCGCTTTGAAGCACAAGTCTGCTTCCTTTACTGATGAAGTTGATTTGCATGGTGTTAAGTTTGGGTTCGGTGATAGGGAGCTAAGGATTCCCGATTCAGTTCTTTTTCCGGAGATTTCGTTCCTGGAGTCCAAGGTAGGCGAAGACAAGGGTCGCGAAGAAGAGGGGAGAGATGGGCTTCTTTTTCCATAAGCTTTCTCTAATTGGGGTGGACATGACCTTCTTGAGTCTGATATTGCTAGCTTGGTTACTCCTCGTGCTTTGGAGGAGTGTCATGATATTGTTTCTGTTGAGGGTGTTGATGTCTCTCGTCCTGAGGTTTCTCCTTGCCCGCTTAGCGTTGATGAGGTCGTCTATGATACGCCGGTTCCAAAAGCCACAAGGGGGCAATGAAGACCCAGGAAAGATGAAAAGAGAGGTAGGAAGAAGAAGGCTCAGGTTGTGGTTTCCAGAGGGGCTGCTATAGCGGAGGAGACAAATGAAGATTTTAGTCATGTTGGGCTGGAGCTGATGCTTTTGCCGCCAGAGCTTTCGGACCCCAGAGGTGTTATACAAAAACCAATAAATATCAAGAATTTAACTTCTTAACTAGGGTTTACACATCAAATTCCATCACTCAAAGGCCCATTTATTCTCATTAAGaaccttctcttcttcctcgGCCATAAAACCATTCTTTATTTTCAACAACTTCCTGACTTGCTCAACACTGTAGGAGAATTCTTAACTCAACTGCATTTATATGATTTTTTCTAATAAATATTCATTTAtgatcattattatttttaaaattatcgCCCATTGGCAAGGATTGAGTCCAGATCAAATGCTAAAAATTATTGAGTTATAAAAAGAACAGAAGAGGAGGGAACAGCATACTACAAATCACTGTTCAGAGTTTCCTACATTTCAATGAGATGTAGAGCAATGTACTAGTGATTCTACTGCAGAATAAATGGTGATTCCTATTCCACTATGTAAAGTTCAATGatattttcatgcaaaaaatGGGTTCAAAGTACATTCATAGATGAAAACAAGTATTTCAAACAAGAGTAACGGCTTCAGGCATGACCATCTCCCATAGTGTGACGGGCGGTCTTTCCTGATTTAAAAAATGGTACAATGACTATCTGATACATCCTCTTCCaataatataagaaaaaaagacAATACTGATCATGGTAAAGTCATAATAAATGAAACAGATTTTGTCATTTGATAACAAGAAAATATGGTTAAAGGTTTCATTTTTACCTGAGGAATGGTATGCATTTCTGGTCCTACGTCGAAATCTGAATACTCCCTTTCAGTACAAAGAGGCTCAGGACTTACAGATTTGGGAGTGACTGGATCCACTTTCACAATTGTTGCTTCAGTGGTTTCAATGGCCTCAGTAACATTCTGGTGATCTTTATCACCCAGCTTGACTAGCGTCTGCTGGTAAAACACTTTTGAGATAACAAACTCCCCATCCTTTTCATCCTCTTCAGTTCCTAAGTGATATTGATGCATGACCCAATTAGTTTTCTCAGGTTTTCCTCCTCTTACAGTGTTCATATACAGAACCATAATCTTTTTACAGCCTTTCTGAACCCCATTCAAGATTACTGGTTTGGTCTTTCCAGTCTTGTGCCAACGGACATCACCGAAGTCCTGACCATGAATTTTTCGGCGCTTTCGAGTGCCAGTATTATAAGCCTTAATTGCTCTATGGAAGAAGTGGGAAGCATTTCCGTCTTGCTTAACACCTACAATTTTCATCAAAGATCATCATATCAGTATAAGTTTGATCAAGAACACAAGTTTGAATGAAATTCATGCCACCAACCAGGTAAATTTTGCGGATGAGTATAGCAAATTCCATCATCCACTTCAAGTGTAGCAATAAATTCATCAATGAAAGGATGAGGTCTTGAATTTCCTGAACCAACTTTTGCAAGCAAGTGCCAAATTATCTCCTGATCAGATGGATCAAATTTGACACCCTTTGGTAAGCCAGGCCACTCGTGTGCtacctaataacagaaaaaaaatgttaaatttaAAACATTTACAACTATTAAGAGCTATATACATGGGCATATACAGTGACGGATTTAAGTAGGACACCATGAGGGCATGTGCCCTCACTTAAATTTGAGAAtaatcattagaaaaaaaattgagtagtaaaagtatgtggttttttatgactattttggtaaaaaaatgtcTTCACTTGCGTTCTacattgctaaatgccctcGCTTGTATTTGacattgctaaatgccctcacttgagtggtaaaagtatgtggttttttatgactTCTTTAGTTAAAAATGTCCTCACTTGTCTTCATTTTTTGGTAAAAGATGCACTCACTTCTAATagtataattaaatttttttatacaaatttatatgtatatattgccctcacgacatcaaatttctggatccgtcactgggCATATATACAAGTAGGAATGGAGTTTCAATCTTAACTTCattgttttaagttttaacttttaCGTAAAAAATGCTATCAATTTTTTAAAGACATAGTTCTAAGAATTCAAATATGTGGCAAGTAGCATTGTCAACAAGAACAGGAAAATAATCAAATAACAAAGAGCTGTTTGGTTACTTTGGTAGTATAGCTTGTGAGTTGGGGAAATCTCAATCCAACCAAAGTAGCCATGGATTACTTACATGCTAAACAGGTTGGACAGCTCTAAAGAGAGACTTGTTGAAAGAAAAGTACTCTCAAAGTGAAAGCAAACAGTAAATTAAGGCCAACCAACTTGCACTTTTGTACATTAGATCACAAACTAGCATATCGATGTTACTAAGCCCTAGATAAGCAAAAAAGAAGGGTTATTTCCTTTCCAAGACATAATTTAATGATGAAATTATTATCCATCTAAATTTCACTTCGGCAGCAATCAGCAACCCTTGTCTGAGTTAGTTATGGCTTATTGAAGCTGTAGCTTCAACATAAGGAAGTGTGAAACCTTTCCATTTCTTATACAACATTTATCAATAGCTGGTCTTACTGAATCACCATAAACTACAAGGAAAACTCACATAATTATGATGAAAAAGACTTATCACACTGAATGGTAGCAGAGACAAAAGGTTGAGACGAACATAGACAACATACATATAAAATAAACCAAGATAGCATGAAATTTCTATCCGGAATAAAATTCTACTGACGATACATACATCATTGTTGTCGATAGCATGTTGACAATTTGGGCAAGTCTTGGAAGGATTGCTTTTCCATGCAATTTGTTCAGGATCACACCCTCCTGATGCACTTTTTATTTTGGTTGCAATTCTACTTTTGTCCACCAACCATGATGGTCTGCATAAACATGAAGATTTAGGCACTTATTAGTATCAGAACTCAATAAACATTATGCATTGGACTGGCATTTCCATTTAAACATAGAGTAAAACACAAATACAAAGTTAAAGTAAACACAACTACAGGATTAAGTTAAAACAGAGAATAACCATGTCGAACTCAAGCAAGCAACTAGTTATTGATGATTAATTCTGCTCAAGGTATTATATTGTGGTCGCGATCACAAATGTCACAATCCTCAATATCTCGGAGAAAATTATGGGCACACACAACCGATGCAGCCACAATTGTGTTCGAGATGCAGTTGCAAAAACCACAATGTCGCGGCCACAATTACTGTTTTCCAATTGCAATCTAAAACCATGATTCCACCAACTAATGTATCATCATCAAATCGGCAAAGAATGCCCAAAACAAAATCATCTTTTGATTGCCCTCATGATCTTTCATTGGCCATTCAATCATAGAACAACGAAAAAGAAACCGATGAACGCCACATAAAAACGCAACCAAACCATCAAAAAATCAATCTTTTGAACATGCAACTAGCTAACCCCATTTTAagaccttcaatttttcttccaATCACATAACAAACATCTCAGAGACAAACCAACCCAACTTAGAAATTCCaccaaaaacacaaaaaagacaacatttttattaaaaaccaACCCACCCCAGTGACCCCACATACAAACTTCAACTTCTCTTTCAATCACAGAACACCGATCATCCAATCCAACTCAAATCTCACCAAAACACAAAAAGCTACAATTTTTCGCATGAAACTAGGAAACCCTACTCATATCACAAAGCAAAATAGCAATCAAAGCGTTGAAAACAAAAGGGTGTATGCAAAACAGTTTCCAGAGAAAGTATAAGCAAGAGAAGTAAGTGTACATACCCAGCCATGGATTGCAGAATGGTTGATGATTACAGCAATCAAAAGGGTTTTCTAGGCTTTTGCTTCTTTGCGTCTTCTCCTCTTCTGGTTACTGAGAAACTTCCATTGATGCAAATAAAAGGAACATTAAAtaaagttcaattttttttttctaattttatataattttttaaaatttgaaaagttGCTTAGGAACAGTGAGTGGACACTTCACACGTTGTTGTTGACCTTAGCCATGTCCGGTCTTTGAGATTCTGAACATGAACTTGGGGGATTCTAACATGCAATACCTCTTATGTCTTGCAATGGTGACAGACCTCTTGGACCGTTTGATCAAATGAGATTGTCAAGATGAGTTACTTATTACCGGTTCTAACGGTTAATTGTTGCTTTTTTCGATTGGTGAAGGGTAGGGTTTCACATTGGGTCGTAACTCGATATCTGGTTATCTATTAGGGGCGTTCACGGATTGAATTGTATTGATTTTGATAGAAAAATAGTCCTTTATTGTTATTTTCTCAGTTTTGATCTTCCTCATTATAACATttcaaaataattgatttttgaaataattattgcCACTTTTGCATGTATAAATACCAtagaaaacttaaaaaaaaatggaagtaATTGATTAGAATATTTTCTTAATTGCACTATTGATCTCTAATATGATGATTTTTAGATTTTGGTCCCCCTAGTTTTATTTTGGCAATTTCAGTCCCTTTTTCATTCCAATTAAGCAGTTTTAGTTCAATGTTAAATTTTTATCAATGTTGTCTTTTCATTTGATGACACAGTTAATTGAGATGATTAAGATAACACATTTTTAAGATCTTTTAATTAAATTGATAATCTTTTCTTTCATCGAAATTGGCAAAATACACTAATTTCTTCATCCTATATTCACATCTTCAATTCAAATCTTTCTTGCGAAACACACTACCTTCTTCATCCTCTGTTCACATCTTCAAATCTTTCTGGATTCTCGTATTCATGGATGGATCTATGTTATAAAGGATGGGGGCAAATTCCCCCACAACATTTCACTTATTCTACTAGTAACATGTCATAATAATAGTATATTGGGTACTAATATATTTTATACTAATATTATAGTTGCCCCACACTATTATAATAGCCCCCACCATACACTTCATGCCCCCACACATTAATCAATTTTT from Lotus japonicus ecotype B-129 chromosome 2, LjGifu_v1.2 includes:
- the LOC130739591 gene encoding SUPPRESSOR OF GAMMA RESPONSE 1: MAGPSWLVDKSRIATKIKSASGGCDPEQIAWKSNPSKTCPNCQHAIDNNDVAHEWPGLPKGVKFDPSDQEIIWHLLAKVGSGNSRPHPFIDEFIATLEVDDGICYTHPQNLPGVKQDGNASHFFHRAIKAYNTGTRKRRKIHGQDFGDVRWHKTGKTKPVILNGVQKGCKKIMVLYMNTVRGGKPEKTNWVMHQYHLGTEEDEKDGEFVISKVFYQQTLVKLGDKDHQNVTEAIETTEATIVKVDPVTPKSVSPEPLCTEREYSDFDVGPEMHTIPQLPQMDRLDEIRADCEDLLKADLLMVENQLNEDMDNQENNADEENMDNKENNADEGQKWWDCGSQNLLDSQQLDNKENNADEGQKWWDSESQNLLDSQQLVEALSLCDDLLHSQSPGRDGKRGEHKDQLGLSVYAQLGPEHLKKDIEECQKLVLDPANIEHDTPPSEFRLSQLEFGSQDSFTSWGYGKTVN